GCTGGCGGCGGACCTCCTCGTCGCGCGGCCAGGGTTCTTCCCGGCGGCGCCGCGTGTCTTCGAGAAGATGATGGCGAAAATCACCAGCGCCATCGAAAACGAACACGGGCTGAAACGGTGGCTGCTGGACTGGGCCCTGGGTGTGGGCCGACAAGTCGCGGCCCGTGGCGCTGCCGGCGAGTCACTGCCGCTGTTGCTGGCGGCTCAGCGTGGACTGGCGGACCGCCTCGTGCTGGCGAAGCTGCGCTCACGACTCGGCCTGGACAACGCATCGGTGCTCCTTTCGGGAGCCGCTGCGCTCCGTGAAGATGTCCAGATGTTCTTCCTCGCCTTGGGGCTGACCGTACTGGAAGCCTACGGACTGACGGAGACGTGCCCAGGGTTGACGGTCAACCGCAGGGACAACGTGCGGACCGGGACGGTGGGCAGACCGTTCAAGCGATGCGAGCTCAAGTTGGGACCCGACGGTGAACTGCTCGCTCGCGGGCCGAACATCACCCAGGGCTACCTGAATCGCCCAGAGGCCACGGCGGAGGCATTCGATGCGGACGGCTGGTTCCGAACGGGGGATCTCGCCTCCATTGATTCGGAGGGGTTCGTTCGGATTGCCGGGCGGAAGAAGGAGCTGCTCAAGACGAGCGGTGGAAAGTACATCGCGCCGCTGAAGATCGAGGCACAGCTCAAGCGACACCCGCTCGTCCAGGAAGCCGTCGTCGTTGGCGAGGGACGGAACTACTGCACGGCCTTGTTCGCGCTCGATGCGGAGATACTCGTCGAGGTGGCACGGCGCGAGGGCATTCCGGCGGACCCAGCCCACCCGCGAATCAACACGGTCCTGCAGACGCTGGTCGCGGAGACGAATACGGGTCTGGCGTCCTTCGAGCGCATCAAGACGTTTCGGGTGTCGCCCGGTCCCTTCACCGTGGATGGGGGCGAGCTCACGGCGTCACTGAAGGTCAAGCGCCACGCGGTCGTTCGGAAGCATGCGGCGTTGATCGAGTCGATGTATGAGGCCGTGGATTCGCCGTCCTTGAACGGCTGAACGCCCACGTCGCACGAGGTCCATTGCATTCGAGTCGAGGCGATGGCCACCTGGGTGTCCATTGCCCCTCGGATGCCCCCGAGTGAGCACCAGCACCGCCGAAAAACAAACAGTCTGGCACCCGCATGCCTCGCGGCACGAAAAGGCATACACGAGGATTCCCCTTACACAAACCCCGCACATTGACGCCCGACAAACGGACAATCCATACTACCAGTCAAATCCATCAACACGGCCGACCCTGAACCCGTTGCAGGTGTCTGCCCTCGGACTGGTACCCAAGCACTCTCGCAGTCCTCGTCCGATGTCGAAGCACCGCGAGGCACCCCCGCCTCGCGGCCTTGGAGGCGTGTATGCAAATGCTGTCACTGAAGGCAGTTTTCAGGAAACTCCCTGCCCTGGTCTTCGCCCTGTGCATGGGCCTGGGCTCGACCGTCGCGGCGCAGACCTACGAGCGCTTCGCGGGGCGGCTGTCCGACAAGGCCACCGGCGCGGCGCTGGTGAGCACGGTCACCGTCAATGGTTACAGGAAGGCCACGGCGACGAACGGTTCGTTCGAAATCTATGTCCCCACCGCCTCACGCTACGTGTTCGACGTGAGCATGAACGGCTACGTCCCCACGTCCATCATCCACCACAGGTCTCCACCCGCCGACCTGGACGTGAAGCTGACGCGGGCGGAAGTCCACACCATCAACCCCACGCAGAACATCGACGTCACCGACAACCGGGGGACCCGCATCACCATCCCCGCGGGCTCGCTCGTGGACTCCGCCGGCCGCCCCGCTCCGTCCTCGGTCCAGCTCCAGCTCTACACCTATGACCTGCGCAACGAGCAGATGGTGGGCGACATGAGCGCGATCGATGTGAATGGGCGGCCCGTCGCCTTGATCAGCCTGGGCGCATTCTCCGCGGAGTTCCGCGACACCAATGGGACGCTCTACAACCTGGCCAACGGCCGCGCCGCCACCATCCGCATGAACACGGACCCGGCCAGCACGTTCAGCGGCGCCATTCCCCTGTGGTGGTATGACCAGAGCCGGGGACTGTGGGTCGAAGAAGGAATGGGCTACGTGGAGAATGGCGTGGCCACGGGTCAGGTGCGCCACTTCACGGTGTGGAACTTCGACCTCAAGATGGACACTCCCGCCTGCGTCAAGTTGGAGTTCAATCCCCTCTACTTCTACACCACGTTGGCAGGCAAAGCCTCGGTTCGCCTGGATGTCGTCAGCCAGGGCGTGAGCAGCAGCAACGTGAGCGTCGACAACCCCGGGCCGCACGCGATCTACAACCTGCCGCCCAACACCAATGTCGGAGTCGTGGTCAACAACGTCCCGCACGGCATCGTGAACACAGGTGCTCCGTGGGGTGGAATTGGCATTCCCCCGCATCCCTATGACGTCTGCAACGGCAAGCTGCTCAACATCACCGGACCGACGGCGCAGTTCGGCATGTTGAAAGGACGGGTGCTGCGTCAGCACCGCACGAACCACGGTGGCGTCGCGGTGACGGTCAACCGGGGGAACACCCCCTTGGGGTCGGCGGTGACGGACGCCGGAGGCTTCTTCTCGGTGCAGGTGCCCGCGGGCAGCGGGACGACCATCACCGCGGCCAGGCTGGGATACCTCTCCGCCCAGCGCGCCAACTTCAACGTCGCCGCGGGCGGAACGTTGGAGCTGCCTGACGTGACGCTCCCCGCCGGCAACACGGACGGGGACAACGACATTGACTGGAATGACATCAACGCCATCGGCTCCGCCGTGACGACGCCCCCCACCGCGGTGGGCCCCAACGACCCGCGTGACGTCAACGGCAATGGCGTCATCGACTGGGACGACTCCGCCAAGGCCACCGCCAACGGTGGGATGGTGGGCCCGCGCCCCTGGTAGTCGCCGCGCTCGGCAGTTCACGCGTGGCCAGAGCCGCCAGCTCTGGCCACGCCGTCCTGGAATCATCAGCCATTGAGGGAACGATGCCGCTATCTCGCACGGGAGCACGAAGATACCTGGGAGTGTGGAGTGCATTGTGGTTGCTGGCCTGTGGTCGTCCCGAGGCCCAAGAGGACGCAACGCTCGATTTGGCTGCGCTGGTTCAGGGCGCGTTTGGCGGCGACCTGGGACAGGTGGTGGGCATGCCCGTCGCGACAGGCAGGACGTGTGGGAAGACCAGCGACTACCAACCGAGCTGCGCCGTTGGCCCCGCCGCCCCGGATGTCGCCTACCTCTGGCGAGCGCCCAGCTCCGACCGGTACACCTTCTCCACCGTCAACTCCAACTTCGACACGGTGCTCGAGGTTCGCCCCTACAACAACACCACGCAGTCGCTGGGCTGCAACGACGACATCGGCCCCGGCCAACAGCAATCCTCGTTGGAGATCGACCTCACCAGCGGGCAGGTGGTGCAGGTCATCGTGGACAGCTACGGGAGCAAGTGCGGCGACTATCAGCTCAACATCTTCAATAGCGGCGGCAACTGCCCCGTGTGCCACACCGGCCTGACAGGTGATCCCGCCAACGCCGGGAAAGCACCGGGCGCCTCGCCACGCTCGGGGAGCTGCCCCCGCGAGGCCCCAGCGATGCCGCGTCGCTGACCGCCACGCAATCGTCCGCGAACTCGCACGTAGCCGTCCTGGAAGCCGTGGACCGGCACCGGGAGACAGCGTGATGGAGACCGTTCTGGGCGGATTGCGTCAGAGCCTGCGTTCACTGGGCCGCAGTCCCGGCTTCACCTTGGCGTGCGTGCTGATGCTGGCGGTGGGCATCGGCGCGAGCACGGCGCTCTTCAGCGTGGTGGAGGGCGTCTTGCTGCGCCCCTTGCCCTATCCGAGCTCCGAGCGCCTCGTGGAGCTCTCCCAGCGCGCGGCGGACGGGCATCCCATGCGGTTCTCGGATCCCAACTTCGAGGATGTGCGGACGCGCGCGCGCACCGTCACGGCGCTGGCCCAGGTGTCGGGAGCGGCGAGCGTCGCCGTCACCGGTGCCGACGAGCCGGCCTTCGCCACGCTGGCGCTCGCCTCGCGCGACTTCTTCCCCGCCTTCGCGGTGCAGCCCGTCCAAGGCCGCCTCTTCGCCCCAGAGGAACAGCAGGCGGGAGGGGTTCCCGTGGTGGTGGTGAGCCACGCCTTCTGGCAGCGCTACCTGGGCGCACGGCCGCTGCCCCTGCCGGACACCCTCACCTTCGAGGGTCGCGTCTACACCGTGGTGGGCGTGATGCCCGCGTCCTTCGACTACCCGGTGGGCACGCAGTTGTGGACTCCGCGAGAGCTGGAGGCCCCCCTGCCCAGCCGCACCGCGCACAACTGGCGGGTGGTGGGGAGGCTCGTGGACGGCGTCGACCTCCAGGCCGCGCGAGCGGAACTGACCCACATCGCCCGTGAACTCGAGGCCCAGTACGGCCAGGACACGCGGATGCATGACATCGCCGTGGAATCCCTGCAGGAGAGCCTGGTCGGCCGGGTGCGGCCCACGCTCTACCTGCTGTCGGGGGCCGCGGCGTTCCTGCTGCTGGTGGCCGGCGCCAACGTCACGAACCTGCTGCTCGCCCGCGCGGCCACCCGGGCCCGGGAGCTCGCCATCCATGTGGCGCTGGGCGCGGGCCCCGGCGCCTTGATACGGCGATTCCTCCAGGAGTCGCTCCTGCTGTCACTGATGGGAGGCGCGCTGGGGGCCGTGCTCGCCACCTGGGGCGTGGGCGCGCTGCTCGCGGCCGAGCCGGGCCACCTGCCACGCGTCGACGAGGTGGGGGTGAACGCCGCGGTGCTCCTCTTCACCCTCGGACTCTCGCTGCTGCTCGCGCTGGGACTGGGGTTGCTGACGGCGCTGCGAGCGGCACGGCAGCCTCCAGGGGTCGTGCTGGCGCGCGCTGGGAGCACGAGCAGCGGAGGCGGGGGCGCCGAGCGCACGCGCCGGGCCCTCGTCGTGGGCCAGCTCGCGCTCGCGCTGGTCCTCCTGGTGGGCGCGGCGCTGCTCGGGCGCAGCCTGATGGGACTGCTCTCGCTGGACCCGGGGTATCGCACCGAGAATGTCGCGGTGCTCAGCATCGTGCTCCCGCCCGCCGAGGACGCGGAGCAGGGGCAGCGCAACGTGGGATTGCAAGAGCAGCTCCTGTCGCGACTGGTGGCGCTGCCCGGCGTGCGCGCCGCGGGTGCCGTGAGCAGCTTCCCACTGGAGGGCAGCCCCGCCGGAGACGGCACCTTCATCGTGCTCAACCGCCCCGACGAGGTGGGTGACTTCGAGGACTTCGGGAGGCTGGTGCGCGAGCCCGAGCGCACCGGCTCCGCCGAGTACCGCGTGGCCAGCGAGGGGTACTTCGCGGCGCTCGGCATCCCGCTCCTGCGCGGCCGGCTGTTCGACGCGCGTGACACCGTGGACGCGCCGCACGTGGCCGTCATCAGCGAGTCGCTCGCGAAGGCCCGCTGGCCCCACGAAGAGCCGTTGGGCAAGCTCATCCAGTTCGGAAACATGGACGGGGATTTGCGGCCCTTCACCATTGTCGGCGTGGTGGGGGACGTGCGGGAGCAAGGGCTGGATGACGCGCCCAGGCCCATGTTCTATGGCGGCTCCCGCCAGCGTCCGCGGGCCGCCTCCCGCCTGCACCTCGCCGTGCACGGCCCCATGGGCTCGGCGGCCCTGGTCACCGCGGCGCGGCCCGTGCTGCGAGAGCTGGCCCCCGAGCTGCCCTCGCGACTGTCCACGGTGGAGGCGCTGCTCGCGGGTTCACTCGCCCCCAGGCGCTTCAGCCTCCTGCTGCTGGGCGCGTTTGGCGCGATGGCGCTGCTGCTCTCGGTGGCGGGCCTCGCGGCCGTCGTGTCCTACGCGGTGGCGCAGCGCACGCGGGAGTTCGGCATCCGCTTCGCGCTGGGCGCGACGTCGGAAGACGTGCTGGGGTTGGTACTGAAGCAGGCGGCACGGCTCGCGGGATTGGGAATCGCGCTCGGCGTGCTCGGGGCCGTGGGGCTCAGCCAGGTGCTCACGGGGCTTGTGTATGGCGTGAGCACCACGGACCCACTCGTCTTCGCCGCCGTGGCGCTCCTCCTGCTGGGCGTGGCGCTGCTCGCGAGCTGGCTGCCGGCCCGGCGCGCCTCACGCGTGGACCCGATGACGGTCCTTCGTTCGGAGGCATGAGGCACCGCACGGGCTCACGGCGATACGTCGCCTCCATTCTCAGCGTCCGGGTCCACTCCGCACCCGACGCTCTCGAACGAGAGGATGCGCTCGTCCATGACCACCGGTGGCCCTCCATCGGTCCCGCAGTACGCCACCCGCGACACGAGATGCGTGTAGGTCCACAAAGGCATACTCCCGTGAATCGTAATGTCGCCACAGGGCACGGGTCCGCTGCATTCCTTCGTGAACTCGCTCAAGTCCACCAGCGGCCCGCCCTCGCGTCGCTGTGCCAGAAGGGTGCACTGATAGCATCCCCCCAGCACGGTTTGACACCGCGTCCGGAAGTTGAAGTAGGCGGGGTTCTCTTCACAGTTGGCCGAGAGCTCCGCCACTTGGGGCGTGTCCGGCCCGATGACACCGACGCCGAGGCCACTGTCAGGCTCTGGCTCGTGTTCAGCGCCCACACCGGCATCGTCAATGTCAGTGCCTGGCACCCCATCGGCTTCCACCACCTCTGTACCGCCGCAAGCCGAGAGAAGGAAAAACAGCGAACAGAGTGTGCGAGACAATGCTTGCATGGTCGAGTGCCGTGACGCGGGAACACCGGAGGGGAGTCCCCGGTGCCGAACATCCGGAAGCGCACGCTGCACCACCCCCGACGCTTTGCCGGTCCGGATATTCAAAAGGATTTACGCCCGAGGCAGCCCTGCCCGCCCTCCAAGGTTGACGCGCCCCCAAGCGGGTGCTGGCGGCGCGAGGCGAAACGCTGGAAGCCCCCCCATGACACCGTGCGGCCTCTCCGTTCTGGCGGGTGACGCCGGCCGTGCGGCGCCGTCACGAAGCCGTGGGCGAAGGACGAGACGTCGTCGTCGTGCATGGCGGCCCAGGACGCCCCGGGCACGGCGGATGGCACGTCCTGGATGACAGAGTTCGCGCTGGCGTGGGAAGCCCGTGGGGTGTGACAACGGGTCGACAACACCCCATCAGGCGCCCTGACTCAGGGCTGCGGCCGGGCGGCCCGCATCTGCTCCACGACCGCGAGGTACTCTTCCAGGGAATCGAGTCCCACGGCCGCGCGCCGCGCGTTCACCTTCTCAGGGTCCTC
This genomic window from Myxococcus hansupus contains:
- a CDS encoding AMP-dependent synthetase/ligase encodes the protein MADDPSSLPQMILDRARTSPQRVAFRVRRDAAYVDIPWSEALPRIQAIAAGLLSAGPVDDGACITIVGNTTMASCLVDFAALSVGLKTVPVYASLLPEEVGYMHVDTAAQLVVVDDASQLDKVRAFRKGFTFFDRPYSPAELSARAKVVVIHPAGLAPADDWESLESVEARGRAQQATLESEVRRRVSLIRREHVATFTYTSGTTGAPKAVIQTHDNMLAMLEDVADAGLMDDAVLEHGLFLFLPAAHSFGRMVEFAGPFFGAPLVMSSVPTLAADLLVARPGFFPAAPRVFEKMMAKITSAIENEHGLKRWLLDWALGVGRQVAARGAAGESLPLLLAAQRGLADRLVLAKLRSRLGLDNASVLLSGAAALREDVQMFFLALGLTVLEAYGLTETCPGLTVNRRDNVRTGTVGRPFKRCELKLGPDGELLARGPNITQGYLNRPEATAEAFDADGWFRTGDLASIDSEGFVRIAGRKKELLKTSGGKYIAPLKIEAQLKRHPLVQEAVVVGEGRNYCTALFALDAEILVEVARREGIPADPAHPRINTVLQTLVAETNTGLASFERIKTFRVSPGPFTVDGGELTASLKVKRHAVVRKHAALIESMYEAVDSPSLNG
- a CDS encoding carboxypeptidase regulatory-like domain-containing protein — its product is MQMLSLKAVFRKLPALVFALCMGLGSTVAAQTYERFAGRLSDKATGAALVSTVTVNGYRKATATNGSFEIYVPTASRYVFDVSMNGYVPTSIIHHRSPPADLDVKLTRAEVHTINPTQNIDVTDNRGTRITIPAGSLVDSAGRPAPSSVQLQLYTYDLRNEQMVGDMSAIDVNGRPVALISLGAFSAEFRDTNGTLYNLANGRAATIRMNTDPASTFSGAIPLWWYDQSRGLWVEEGMGYVENGVATGQVRHFTVWNFDLKMDTPACVKLEFNPLYFYTTLAGKASVRLDVVSQGVSSSNVSVDNPGPHAIYNLPPNTNVGVVVNNVPHGIVNTGAPWGGIGIPPHPYDVCNGKLLNITGPTAQFGMLKGRVLRQHRTNHGGVAVTVNRGNTPLGSAVTDAGGFFSVQVPAGSGTTITAARLGYLSAQRANFNVAAGGTLELPDVTLPAGNTDGDNDIDWNDINAIGSAVTTPPTAVGPNDPRDVNGNGVIDWDDSAKATANGGMVGPRPW
- a CDS encoding ABC transporter permease; the protein is METVLGGLRQSLRSLGRSPGFTLACVLMLAVGIGASTALFSVVEGVLLRPLPYPSSERLVELSQRAADGHPMRFSDPNFEDVRTRARTVTALAQVSGAASVAVTGADEPAFATLALASRDFFPAFAVQPVQGRLFAPEEQQAGGVPVVVVSHAFWQRYLGARPLPLPDTLTFEGRVYTVVGVMPASFDYPVGTQLWTPRELEAPLPSRTAHNWRVVGRLVDGVDLQAARAELTHIARELEAQYGQDTRMHDIAVESLQESLVGRVRPTLYLLSGAAAFLLLVAGANVTNLLLARAATRARELAIHVALGAGPGALIRRFLQESLLLSLMGGALGAVLATWGVGALLAAEPGHLPRVDEVGVNAAVLLFTLGLSLLLALGLGLLTALRAARQPPGVVLARAGSTSSGGGGAERTRRALVVGQLALALVLLVGAALLGRSLMGLLSLDPGYRTENVAVLSIVLPPAEDAEQGQRNVGLQEQLLSRLVALPGVRAAGAVSSFPLEGSPAGDGTFIVLNRPDEVGDFEDFGRLVREPERTGSAEYRVASEGYFAALGIPLLRGRLFDARDTVDAPHVAVISESLAKARWPHEEPLGKLIQFGNMDGDLRPFTIVGVVGDVREQGLDDAPRPMFYGGSRQRPRAASRLHLAVHGPMGSAALVTAARPVLRELAPELPSRLSTVEALLAGSLAPRRFSLLLLGAFGAMALLLSVAGLAAVVSYAVAQRTREFGIRFALGATSEDVLGLVLKQAARLAGLGIALGVLGAVGLSQVLTGLVYGVSTTDPLVFAAVALLLLGVALLASWLPARRASRVDPMTVLRSEA